TCTATGTTTTCTTGGTTGACACGGAGCCATAgtgtttaatttttatattccatttgtatgtatttatttgtcatccTTGCACCTCAGTCACTAATGAGATGAATGGACTTCTCTCTCCCCGCACTAGAATGACAGTCCTTACCAGAGCGGGGTTTTCTTCTTGACCATACACTTCCCCACAGACTACCCCTTCAAACCGCCAAAGGTAAGCAAGACATGGACGCATACAAAGAAGCAGCGTGCATAAATATAGTAACAGTGCCTACGTGTACATGCACAccaatattccactattattccgaatGTGACAATACTCTGATTTTAATACGGGTCATGTTAACTGCATATATACCGTTtagatattctgaattaggccttaatCCGAATAGAGCATTTTtctgattaagacatgtgggatatgccgatattattcatgttttaggagcattctttggacatgtatacagcgctttcagaatatgcgtctcaattgggggtttttacagcagtttgcgacacacggcctcttccgtgtttacagccagctctgtgcgttgacCTAAAACCAACTAGCTGACAGGTTGCAGAGATGCAGGctcaaaagaaaagaacacatttctggtcggaaggagaaacacatacatacatacacgcaCAACATTTTGAAAGACTTGGGTATCAACAGATTTTGGACATGTGCAAATATTACAACATCGACCTTTTCAAGAAAGTGGTTGaagaaatgaaagagggaggttGTGTTCACACGGTCCAACAAGTCCAccaccggttacgttaatcggagcatgcacggctgcatgtaaacaggaatattagtggaatattcattgtcattagccatgtaaacagcttagtaggaatattgtctgtACAGAATAATGGCAAAAACTGAAAACTGAGTGAGGCAAATAGAGTTTAAACAGCCACAGCTTTCATCATTCAGTTTCCTGTTGTTCCTCtcaccctcccaccccctccccCTACATTTcttgtctctgtctgtttccaGGTTGCATTTACCACAAGAATCTACCACCCAAATATCAACAGCAACGGCAGCATTTGTCTTGACATTCTGCGATCACAGTGGTCTCCGGCTCTCACCATCTCCAAAGGTAGACTGGCTTTCACACACGCTTACAGATAAATGACAGGTGTTGCTGTCTTTATAAACAGCATGTTAAGAATACAGGAACCGGGGAAAcatgttcttttttaaatgaaaatgcttcCCACAAATAATTGCATGACAACATTTCTCACACAGAGGTCCTTGTATTAAAGTGGAGTACTCTCTCTGTAAATGTCAGCGTTAGCCCTTTTCATTCAGTGCTTATTACTGGACATGATTTAAATGATGTCCCTCACACAcaagaatttttatttttaaatcccaATTATATGTTTTATCAGTTCTATAGTCATGACAAACACTCTGCCTGACCTGCATCTTAAAGGTCATCTGAAGGAAAGTGGCATAaattgtgtgaaaatgtctaTTTTTATTTGTGAGTATTGATTGGTTAACTGGTCCATTCCAGTCCTCCTGTCCATCTGCTCTCTGCTGTGTGACCCAAACCCGGACGACCCCTTAGTACCCGAGATCGCCCGCATCTACAAGACGGACAGGGAAAAGTAAGTTATGagcttcatgttgtttttttgcatcattcGGATGTTTTCGGATTTTGTTTCTATGCTTCTTGTCAACATGATGCTTTGACAAACCAACCCAAACTAATAAAATATCAAGTCTCCGCCGGTCTGGGTGGAGCTGTACTAAGAACTGTTCTCAAAGTCGGCATCACAAACTGGCTACCGATTAGGGCTGCACCTAACGATTacttttttatcaattaatcaaacgGAATTTTTTCCGATTAGTCAATTTAATCTAATgactaatttattaattattcaaaagattttttttttattaccccGATTAATATAACAATTAATTTGCCTAAAATAAATACCTAAACTTGTctgattaatattttaatattttattcaatcATCTtctctttaaaacaaacaaatgtaacaGGATCATAGATGCCTGATCACAAAATTACTGGACCTCAAATTCAAAAAGATTGTTGTGTCACAGATTAATTGAATCACTGTATGTCACAGCAACCCTTTCCCTGAACTGGAGAATCAGTATTTTTAATTAAGTACTTGACATAAAACTCAAAATAGATTTCATCACTGGAGTAGTATGCGGTTAAGATAATCACTTGTGTATTTTTGCATAAGTGTGGGGCAAGGGAAATAATTGAAACAATTTACAGCTTGTAACAACAGACTGCAGTGTTACTTTAAGCCAATTTTCCCTCATACATGGCtgttaaagaaaatgtaaaacagTAATAACagtatgtaataaatataaaaaatgaatatcaaCGTTAGATGACGCATGGTAtattgttatgtataacagcaGCAGGGCAGAAATTACTTTAACATGGGGGCGATGAAGAAACATATAGAAAATCTATTTTAAGTGACTACTACTAACAGAAATACATTACGTATGTTGATAATCCTAATATATCATGCTTTGGTGGGGAGAAAAAGTAAGagtaaaaagtttttttttagctgcagCTTGTTCTCTGGGGGAATGCATACTTTCACCAGGTGCAGCTATTCTTGCGACGCGCTGATGCACGTTATGCAAATCAACGTATTTTTATAATCAGTGACGTTTATTACGTCGCTGAATCACCCCAGCCCTACTACTGATAGACAGAAGCTCCGTCTTGCTCATGATTATTGATTTTCAAAACATTGTCACTGCTATCGAGAGTGCAGCAATCACAAGGGGTGtaacaaaaaaaggtttgaaagaCAAAGATTTCGATTGCAATAATTTCACAAAATTCACATCGGTTAGCCAAATTTCTGTGTTGTTGTCGTCTACATTATTTAAGAGCCAACATACACAAGGATAGTAGGTTTTAAGCCTGTGTTAACTGGCTTTAAAAATACACAGACTGCTTACTGTTCAAAAGTAATAAGTCTCTTAAGCCGGACAGACACTGTACAGATTAGACCTGATTATAGCCCTGAATCAGGCTGAATTTCTGCCAGATCAGTCCTCATTTACCCGGTAGTGTGTTGAGCTTGTTTTAATATTGCTGAAGTAACATTTCACATTGGGGCTAAACCCATAGTCTTGAGACTGCTGACAGATCAGACAGATCAGTGTCTACATCTTACAGCCATCTGCAGCTCCATATTTTTCTGGTTTTCTTCTTACACTCTGTTCATAGTAGAATTGCTCAGTattgctgcttttttcttttttttgtcaacattGAGGAGGCAGTCCTATTGTTTGAATAAACTTTATTGGAATTGTCAGTGGACAAAAGCCGACTGGGGGTTCCGTGTTTACGTAAAATGTGAGCACCAACGTCATGGCTGGTCAATTGATCCCTACAGTGTGAGCATAAAAGTCGCAGGTTCTAGCTGTTCAGAAAGGATGATTAAAATGTGTAGTGTGAGTTAACACAACGTACAGCACGTACACAAGATTAGGTAGGTAGGTGGTTCGGTAGTAGCATCCATCTGAAGGTAATAATGATGGTTTATGTCCCCTATCTGCTGCTCTGAATGGACACAGATCAACTTGAAACATTTTTTACCTGGCACAGTTGCTGCAGCTCGATTTGCTCgtcaatgtgttatttttgtagcTGAAAAACGTAACAACAAGATGTGGGTGTTTTAAAATGGGATGATTTAAAATGCTTGCTTGAAATGGGAATATACAAAAATGTGATACAAGGAtgaaacagtccttttaaaagCCCTTCAACTTGTCATGTTATTGTGATTCATGCCTTTTCTTATCaatatttttccttttcattaatACTTTATAATTGTTATTTGCATTACTactgatatttttttcttttcttccttacCTAcgattatgaaaaaaaacattattgacAGCCTCCGTCCAGTTACAGTACAGTCCAGCTCCCCTGCAGAATACCTACCTAAACACCTGCGCCACAATAAACTCCTACAGTCTGGTGTTTTAGCTGTTAACACTAACATTTTAATGCTCATGTTCACATCTGTGATCTGAAAACATCACTTTTCCACACATTCAAAGAAGCAGTAATTTGTCTGATGAAAACGTGGCATGTCTTTTGTTgaaatattatttgttttttacaacaTGACCATTTTGGCTGTGTCTTCCACTTCATTATGATGCTGCTTATCAATCACACAAGATTTGCAGGGGATTATTCTGCTGTGGGGTATTTACTGTACACCTCTCTGctcagaaaacatgataaacagAAATAAGAGGAGATGCAAACACTCAATTTGCCTCCTTGTCCCATTTGGTATCCCCTGTCACACACCAACAAGCTTCA
This DNA window, taken from Sebastes umbrosus isolate fSebUmb1 chromosome 9, fSebUmb1.pri, whole genome shotgun sequence, encodes the following:
- the ube2d2 gene encoding ubiquitin-conjugating enzyme E2 D2, whose product is MALKRIHKELNDLARDPPAQCSAGPVGDDMFHWQATIMGPNDSPYQSGVFFLTIHFPTDYPFKPPKVAFTTRIYHPNINSNGSICLDILRSQWSPALTISKVLLSICSLLCDPNPDDPLVPEIARIYKTDREKYNKIAREWTQKYAM